One window from the genome of Hypanus sabinus isolate sHypSab1 chromosome 16, sHypSab1.hap1, whole genome shotgun sequence encodes:
- the LOC132406537 gene encoding syntaxin-6-like, whose protein sequence is MSLEDPFFVVKGEVQKAVTSASSLYHRWCELLQDTYSVSKEEYDWTTNELRNSLRSIEWDLEDLEETIGIVESNPRKFKIEKGELLERKAFVVQTRQTVKQMKDHVASPSATASAENSDRQYLFGGMDPLRKPTDQYQRLDQELEVANSQYIEEQRAQQRLITDQQDQQLELVSGSIGVLKNMSNQIGDELDEQAVMLDEFSHEMDSTHSRLDSTMKKLAKVSHMTSARRQWCVIIVLLVILVVVLVLFFTL, encoded by the exons ATGTCACTGGAGGACCCTTTCTTTGTAGTGAAGGG GGAGGTGCAGAAGGCGGTGACCTCAGCGAGCAGTCTGTACCATCGATGGTGTGAGCTGCTCCAGGACACGTACAGTGTCAGCAAAGAAGAGTATGACTGGACCACCAACGAGCTTCGTAACAGTCTCCGCAGCATCGAGTGGGACCTGGAGGATCTGGAGGAGACGATCG GCATTGTGGAATCGAACCCTCGGAAGTTCAAGATTGAGAAAGGAGAACTGTTGGAGCGGAAGGCATTTGTTGTCCAAACAAGACAGACCGTGAAG CAAATGAAAGATCATGTTGCCAGTCCATCTGCTACCGCATCGGCCGAGAACAGTGACCGACAG TATCTCTTTGGAGGTATGGACCctctgaggaaacccacagatCAATACCAGCGTCTGGACCAGGAGCTGGAGGTCGCAAACTCCCAGTACATCGAGGAGCAGCGGGCACAGCAGAGG CTGATAACAGATCAGCAAGACCAACAGCTCGAGCTGGTGTCCGGAAGCATTGGGGTCCTCAAGAACATGTCCAACCAGATAGGAGACGAGCTGGATGAACAGGCAGT GATGTTAGACGAATTCTCTCATGAGATGGACAGCACTCACTCGCGTTTGGATAGCACGATGAAGAAATTAGCCAAGGTTTCCCACATGACTAGTG